The following are encoded in a window of Pecten maximus chromosome 17, xPecMax1.1, whole genome shotgun sequence genomic DNA:
- the LOC117315623 gene encoding proteinase-activated receptor 1-like, producing the protein MGDNSTNTSVYEPSDRPDVFEPVTLLFFPALLLCLIGIPGTIKVIHFYGKQRKKVDGSTPTLLLGLAVYDMLSLVTIIPYICLTINMKFTDIEGTKLFFCHYYVPNYLARFPKYCSNFLLMVIATSRLYSVIRPHTWKKIFSRKVGLVCVLAVTFFVPLSLLPLAVEYSCSDIDNGTIAYHQYSDIGEKRGLYRTIYILNMILYFSFPLITVIICNVALIAHMLHRMYNPVAALPLTSSQARELKMTKVVVVLTCIFVVCVSPLGIFYPLRGLDISPVPIYVYRAIMPVATLLETINYSSNSLVYYIASSRFRNEVKQDVCCNRKSTAKVSPELPQLTNVRGK; encoded by the coding sequence ATGGGAGACAACTCAACCAATACCAGTGTCTACGAGCCCAGTGATAGGCCTGACGTGTTTGAACCCGTCACACTGCTTTTCTTCCCCGCCCTCTTACTCTGTCTGATCGGCATCCCGGGGACCATCAAAGTTATCCATTTCTACGGGAAACAGAGGAAGAAAGTTGATGGGTCCACGCCCACCCTCCTGTTGGGTCTGGCTGTGTATGACATGTTGTCCTTAGTTACCATCATACCATACATATGTCTGACAATCAATATGAAGTTCACTGATATTGAAGGTACGAAGTTGTTCTTCTGTCATTACTACGTACCCAACTATCTGGCGCGCTTTCCAAAGTACTGCTCCAATTTTCTACTCATGGTCATCGCTACTAgtcgactttatagtgttaTACGGCCACATACTTGGAAGAAAATATTCTCCAGGAAAGTGGGTTTAGTTTGCGTACTGGCGGTTACTTTCTTTGTCCCTCTGTCGCTTCTACCATTGGCTGTCGAGTATTCCTGTTCGGATATAGACAACGGCACGATTGCTTATCATCAGTATTCGGATATTGGTGAGAAACGTGGCCTATACAGAACTATTTATATCCTAAATATGATATTGTACTTCTCGTTTCCATTAATTACAGTCATTATATGTAACGTTGCCTTAATAGCGCACATGCTACATCGCATGTACAATCCGGTGGCTGCCCTACCTCTGACGTCATCACAAGCACGTGaattaaaaatgacaaaagtgGTTGTGGTGCTCACGTGCATATTTGTGGTATGTGTATCCCCTCTGGGGATTTTCTATCCCCTCCGAGGGTTGGACATTTCTCCGGTCCCGATATACGTGTACCGAGCCATCATGCCCGTTGCGACCCTTTTGGAGACTATCAACTACTCGTCAAATTCTCTTGTGTATTATATCGCGAGTTCGCGATTCCGGAACGAGGTTAAACAGGACGTCTGCTGTAACCGGAAGTCGACAGCCAAAGTTTCACCTGAATTACCGCAGTTGACAAATGTCAGGGGGAAGTAG